Proteins encoded in a region of the Flavobacteriaceae bacterium HL-DH10 genome:
- a CDS encoding co-chaperone GroES, producing the protein MSLNIKPLADRVLIEPAAAETKTASGIIIPDNAKEKPQKGTVIAAGKGTKDEPITVKVGDTVLYGKYAGTELKLEGTDYLIMRESDILAII; encoded by the coding sequence ATGAGCTTAAACATTAAACCATTAGCAGACCGCGTTCTTATTGAACCTGCTGCCGCTGAAACTAAAACAGCTTCAGGAATTATAATTCCAGATAACGCAAAAGAAAAACCACAAAAAGGAACTGTTATAGCTGCTGGAAAAGGCACTAAAGACGAGCCTATTACGGTAAAAGTTGGCGACACTGTTTTGTATGGTAAATATGCAGGAACAGAGCTTAAACTAGAAGGAACAGATTATTTAATTATGCGCGAAAGCGACATACTTGCTATTATATAA
- a CDS encoding sigma-54 dependent transcriptional regulator, with product MESVQAIKQRFGIIGNTPSLNRAIEKAIQVAPTDISVLVTGESGVGKESIPKIIHQLSHRKHNKYIAVNCGAIPEGTIDSELFGHEKGAFTGATQTRSGYFEVADGGTIFLDEVGELPLTTQVRLLRVLENGEFIKVGSSKVQKTDVRIVAATNVNMFEAIEKEKFREDLYYRLSTVDIHLPPLRERQDDIHLLFRKFASDFALKYKMPTVKLTDNAIQVLLKHRWSGNIRQLRNIAEQVSVLEQNRIISADTLRGYLPKSGTNLPAVIKTSKSESDFSSEREILYKVLFDMKSDLNDLKKLTMELMKSGNVKDVEKDHETLIQKIYGDNEEEEEDTDFEETQENTEVLSIPEHSSKHDDVINIQDKYHFAEEIEEEETLSLHDKELELIKKSLERHSGKRKLAAAELGISERTLYRKIKQYNL from the coding sequence ATGGAATCAGTTCAAGCTATAAAACAACGTTTTGGTATTATTGGAAATACACCATCCCTAAATCGTGCTATTGAAAAAGCCATTCAAGTAGCACCTACCGATATTTCGGTATTGGTTACTGGCGAAAGCGGTGTTGGTAAAGAAAGTATCCCTAAAATAATACATCAATTATCACACAGAAAACACAATAAATATATTGCCGTAAACTGTGGTGCAATTCCTGAAGGCACTATAGACAGTGAACTTTTCGGCCATGAAAAAGGCGCTTTTACAGGTGCTACACAAACTCGAAGTGGTTACTTTGAAGTTGCCGATGGTGGTACTATTTTTTTAGATGAAGTTGGAGAATTACCACTAACTACACAAGTACGCTTACTGCGTGTTTTAGAAAATGGTGAGTTTATAAAAGTAGGTTCGAGCAAGGTTCAAAAAACCGATGTACGTATTGTTGCTGCAACAAACGTAAATATGTTTGAAGCCATTGAAAAAGAAAAATTTCGTGAAGATTTATATTACCGATTAAGCACCGTAGACATACACTTACCACCTTTGCGTGAAAGACAAGATGATATTCATTTATTATTCAGAAAATTTGCCAGCGATTTCGCATTAAAATATAAAATGCCAACGGTTAAACTTACCGATAACGCTATACAAGTCCTTTTAAAACATCGGTGGAGCGGAAATATTCGTCAGTTACGAAACATTGCCGAACAAGTTTCTGTTTTAGAACAAAACAGAATTATTAGTGCAGATACATTAAGAGGTTACCTACCTAAATCGGGTACTAATTTACCTGCTGTTATTAAAACATCTAAATCTGAAAGCGATTTTAGTAGCGAACGTGAAATTTTATATAAAGTTTTATTTGACATGAAAAGCGATCTTAACGATTTAAAAAAGCTTACCATGGAGCTCATGAAAAGTGGCAATGTAAAAGATGTTGAAAAAGATCATGAAACCCTTATTCAAAAAATTTATGGTGATAATGAAGAAGAAGAAGAAGATACAGATTTTGAAGAAACACAAGAGAACACAGAAGTTTTATCAATCCCTGAGCACTCATCAAAGCATGATGACGTTATAAATATTCAAGATAAATATCATTTTGCCGAAGAGATTGAAGAAGAAGAAACCCTATCATTACACGATAAAGAATTAGAATTAATAAAAAAATCGCTTGAACGTCACAGCGGAAAGCGTAAATTAGCAGCTGCCGAACTAGGTATTAGTGAACGTACATTGTATAGAAAAATTAAACAATACAATCTTTAA
- a CDS encoding LptE family protein — MKKYFLYFSLLAFSFLLSSCGFYSFTGASIPADVKTYQVNRFENNALLVEPGLERDFKLALEDLIQNQTNLNLVPSNGDLVYEGEITDYRISPTTATSQNTAAQNRLTISVKVRFYNRKKEDDDLEQSFSFFYDYGGSSLLSGSQKTTAHEEIFERLTQDIFNATLAKW; from the coding sequence ATGAAAAAATATTTCCTCTACTTTTCTCTATTAGCTTTTAGCTTTTTACTTTCAAGTTGTGGCTTCTATTCGTTTACCGGAGCATCCATTCCTGCAGATGTTAAAACCTATCAAGTAAATCGTTTTGAAAACAATGCGCTTTTAGTTGAGCCTGGCTTAGAACGAGATTTTAAACTGGCGTTAGAAGATTTAATTCAAAATCAAACTAATTTAAACCTTGTTCCATCTAATGGCGATTTAGTTTACGAAGGCGAAATAACCGATTACAGAATTTCACCAACTACAGCTACCTCGCAAAATACTGCGGCACAAAACAGACTAACAATTAGTGTGAAAGTTAGATTTTATAACAGAAAAAAAGAAGATGACGATTTAGAGCAATCCTTTTCATTTTTTTATGATTACGGTGGCAGCTCTTTACTATCTGGCTCACAAAAAACCACAGCACACGAAGAAATTTTTGAACGCTTAACTCAAGATATTTTTAACGCCACATTAGCAAAATGGTAA
- the secG gene encoding preprotein translocase subunit SecG, protein MSTFTIFLALIVVVAFLLIVVIMVQNPKGGGLSSSFGGGGTQQLGGVKKTTDFLDKSTWTLATLLLVLILLSNVAINRGSDSIDSKALDADATTTQPLPAALPETQDAAPATSTDESTENK, encoded by the coding sequence ATGAGTACGTTTACAATATTTTTAGCATTAATTGTTGTAGTAGCATTTTTATTAATCGTAGTAATCATGGTGCAAAACCCTAAAGGAGGCGGATTATCTTCTTCTTTTGGAGGTGGCGGAACCCAACAATTAGGTGGTGTAAAAAAGACAACAGATTTTTTAGACAAAAGCACATGGACTTTAGCAACACTATTATTAGTATTAATTTTACTATCTAACGTTGCAATAAATAGAGGGTCTGATAGCATCGATTCTAAAGCATTAGATGCAGATGCAACAACAACACAACCTTTACCAGCAGCTTTACCTGAAACACAAGATGCAGCACCTGCAACTTCAACAGATGAAAGTACTGAAAATAAATAA